The proteins below come from a single Myripristis murdjan chromosome 10, fMyrMur1.1, whole genome shotgun sequence genomic window:
- the LOC115366714 gene encoding uncharacterized protein LOC115366714, giving the protein MRPRSRLLFKRGLLLPTIREGTEETLRDMNQANALHTAAHGQSVSSEDYFLSICHLAHPTFPSRDTSPDSTGTRQQDSLHQRLRLPRLGGSEAATDTDHREETRRAVGAQQEERKEVTGEPVMGCHGNSDPLEYLYGHQDYPAGLATCQSGNAMRGLAEGRFMRRYGGVWEAQGRSRAHSVPRASSPDLPRQRKSSCPELHGTTAPNISPKRAVPKPQAMRGSREDRDTEVERLYPAVKHSLISQWISECRSAWREARVRACMLPAIAEI; this is encoded by the coding sequence ATGCGGCCCCGGTCCAGACTGCTGTTCAAGAGAGGACTCCTCCTGCCCACCATTAGAGAGGGCACCGAGGAAACGCTGAGGGATATGAACCAGGCCAACGCACTCCACACTGCTGCCCACGGCCAGTCCGTCTCCTCGGAGGACTATTTCCTCTCCATCTGCCACCTGGCGCACCCCACTTTTCCCAGCCGGGACACTTCTCCCGACAGCACCGGAACCCGCCAGCAGGACTCCCTGCACCAGAGGCTGCGGCTGCCCCGGCTCGGCGGGAGCGAAGCAGCAACTGACACGGACCACCGAGAGGAGACACGTCGTGCCGTTGGTGCGCAgcaagaagagaggaaggaagtcACCGGTGAGCCGGTGATGGGCTGCCATGGCAACTCCGACCCTCTTGAGTATCTCTACGGACACCAGGACTACCCTGCAGGCCTCGCCACCTGCCAGTCAGGAAACGCGATGAGGGGTCTTGCAGAGGGCAGGTTCATGAGGCGCTATGGGGGTGTATGGGAGGCGCAGGGCCGCTCCAGGGCGCACAGCGTCCCACGCGCCTCCAGCCCGGATCTTCCGCGCCAGCGCAAGAGCAGCTGCCCCGAGCTGCATGGCACCACAGCTCCTAATATCTCCCCAAAACGCGCCGTGCCCAAGCCTCAAGCCATGAGAGGAAGTCGcgaagacagagacacagaggtgGAGAGACTGTATCCCGCGGTCAAACACTCCCTGATCTCCCAGTGGATCTCAGAGTGCAGGTCGGCTTGGAGGGAGGCCCGTGTCCGAGCCTGCATGCTGCCCGCCATAGCTGAGATATAA